A single genomic interval of Alistipes provencensis harbors:
- a CDS encoding VanW family protein — translation MEQSTPRPLKRSRLRLWCGRLWYTFLRYGTWYFGGLRFARKASAPGCPHLHFQHRTPLLRKLKDVDMQYQYNKITNLRLAAAHLDGVVLRPGETFSYWRLIGHPTRRKGYLDGIVLFCGTFRPGVGGGLCQLSNLIFWMTLHTPLTVVERYRHSYDVFPDSGRTQPFGSGATCVYPYRDLMIRNDTQTTFRLHVTVGGEFLEGEWRADRRPEFAYRVVERDHCMKSEWWGGYSRHNKLFREVYDTEGRCVDVQYITGNDALMMYSPFLSETTGEP, via the coding sequence GTGGAGCAGTCCACGCCCCGACCGCTGAAACGCTCGCGGTTGCGCCTCTGGTGCGGCCGCCTCTGGTACACCTTCCTGCGCTACGGGACGTGGTATTTCGGCGGACTGCGCTTCGCCCGGAAAGCCTCGGCCCCGGGGTGTCCCCACCTGCATTTCCAACACCGGACACCGCTGCTGCGCAAGCTGAAGGACGTGGACATGCAGTACCAATATAACAAGATCACCAACCTCCGGCTGGCCGCCGCACACCTCGACGGCGTGGTCCTGCGTCCCGGCGAGACGTTCAGTTACTGGCGGCTAATCGGGCATCCGACACGCCGCAAGGGGTATCTCGACGGCATCGTGCTTTTTTGCGGCACCTTCCGCCCGGGCGTCGGGGGCGGGCTGTGCCAGTTGTCGAACCTGATCTTCTGGATGACGCTCCACACGCCCCTGACCGTCGTGGAACGCTACCGCCACTCCTACGACGTCTTTCCCGACAGCGGCCGCACGCAGCCTTTCGGCAGCGGCGCCACATGCGTCTATCCCTACCGCGACCTGATGATCCGCAACGACACGCAGACCACGTTCCGGCTCCACGTCACCGTCGGCGGGGAGTTCCTCGAAGGGGAGTGGCGGGCCGACCGGCGTCCGGAGTTCGCCTACCGCGTCGTCGAGCGCGACCATTGCATGAAGAGCGAGTGGTGGGGCGGTTACAGCCGTCACAACAAACTTTTCCGCGAGGTCTACGACACCGAGGGGCGTTGTGTCGACGTGCAGTATATTACCGGCAACGACGCGCTGATGATGTACTCGCCGTTCCTTTCCGAGACGACCGGAGAACCCTGA
- the yajC gene encoding preprotein translocase subunit YajC, with protein sequence MINFLQGAPIEPQPGFMQQYSFIIMIGLMVLVLWLFMWRPESKRRKQMQEFRNSLKKGDKIITAGGIYGVVKEIKETTLLIEVDGNVTLRIDKNMVVADNSDLQRQ encoded by the coding sequence ATGATTAATTTTCTTCAGGGCGCGCCCATAGAACCCCAGCCGGGTTTCATGCAGCAGTACAGTTTCATCATTATGATCGGCCTCATGGTGCTGGTTCTCTGGCTCTTCATGTGGCGTCCCGAGTCCAAGCGCCGCAAGCAGATGCAGGAGTTCCGCAACAGCCTGAAAAAGGGCGACAAGATCATCACCGCCGGCGGTATCTACGGCGTCGTGAAGGAGATCAAGGAGACCACCCTGCTGATCGAGGTTGACGGCAACGTCACGCTGCGCATCGACAAGAACATGGTCGTAGCCGACAACTCGGACCTCCAGCGTCAGTAG
- a CDS encoding BaiN/RdsA family NAD(P)/FAD-dependent oxidoreductase, with the protein MEQMEEKQPYDVIVVGAGAAGMMAAGTAARNGLRVLLIEKMEKSGRKVRITGKGRCNVTNARPAEEFAEQMRTNADFFAPAFAEFNNRAAIKFFERAGVKLEIERGERVFPKSGKAWDIANALLEYCFENGVKLIYDTRVTEIMTLGNKVFGVKYINKRGFERKEECAQVILATGGVSYPATGSTGDGYAFAADLGHTIEPLRPSLTPLVSSHAQMRYLDKVMLRNVRATLYVENEPVREEFGEIGFSDRGIEGAVALRMSRDAVDALIDGKRVKLTLDLKPALTEEVLRDRIARELAELAPTEFFGELLRKLVPKPLVMPLAQEIDVRANCYVSKLTEEQITRLVRTLKGLTFPITDYAPFEYAVTTAGGVRCEEVNPYTMESLKIKGLYFAGEVLDLDANTGGYNLQIAFSTGRLAGMLKK; encoded by the coding sequence ATGGAACAAATGGAAGAAAAACAGCCGTATGACGTAATCGTCGTCGGGGCGGGCGCTGCGGGCATGATGGCCGCGGGGACCGCGGCGCGCAACGGGCTCCGTGTGTTGCTGATCGAGAAGATGGAGAAGTCGGGCCGCAAGGTCCGCATTACCGGCAAAGGCCGCTGCAACGTCACCAACGCCCGGCCTGCCGAGGAGTTTGCGGAGCAGATGCGCACCAACGCCGACTTTTTTGCGCCGGCGTTCGCCGAGTTCAACAACCGCGCGGCGATCAAATTTTTCGAGCGTGCGGGCGTGAAACTCGAAATTGAGCGCGGCGAGCGGGTCTTTCCCAAGAGCGGCAAGGCGTGGGACATCGCCAACGCCCTGCTGGAATACTGCTTCGAGAACGGCGTCAAACTCATCTACGATACGCGTGTCACGGAGATCATGACCCTCGGGAACAAGGTTTTCGGCGTGAAATATATCAACAAGCGGGGCTTCGAACGCAAGGAGGAGTGTGCGCAGGTGATCCTCGCCACGGGCGGCGTCTCCTATCCCGCGACCGGATCGACGGGCGACGGCTATGCCTTTGCCGCCGACTTGGGCCACACGATCGAGCCGCTGCGCCCGTCGCTGACGCCGCTCGTCTCGTCGCACGCCCAGATGAGGTACCTCGACAAGGTGATGCTGCGCAACGTGCGTGCGACCCTTTATGTCGAGAACGAGCCCGTGCGTGAGGAGTTCGGCGAGATCGGGTTCTCCGACCGCGGCATCGAGGGCGCCGTGGCGCTGCGCATGAGCCGCGATGCGGTGGACGCCCTGATCGACGGCAAGCGGGTGAAGCTGACGCTCGACCTGAAACCCGCGCTCACGGAGGAGGTCCTGCGCGACCGCATCGCCCGCGAACTGGCCGAGTTGGCTCCCACGGAGTTCTTCGGCGAATTGCTGCGCAAGCTGGTTCCCAAACCGCTGGTGATGCCGTTGGCGCAGGAGATCGACGTCCGGGCGAATTGCTATGTCAGCAAACTCACCGAGGAGCAGATCACGCGCCTCGTGCGGACGCTCAAAGGGCTGACTTTCCCGATCACAGACTATGCGCCATTTGAATATGCCGTCACGACGGCCGGCGGCGTGCGTTGCGAGGAGGTGAATCCCTATACGATGGAGTCGCTGAAAATCAAAGGGCTGTATTTCGCCGGCGAGGTGCTCGACCTCGACGCCAACACGGGCGGTTACAACCTCCAGATCGCCTTTTCGACGGGGCGTCTGGCCGGCATGCTCAAAAAATAG
- a CDS encoding transcription antitermination protein NusB — translation MLSRRLLRIKVVKALFAHLKSGADNMIASEKTLMASVDKAYDLYFQILILPVEIARYAEQRQELAKQKKLPTFEDLNPNTKFVDNAVIRTIANSDAVNDHVAARKLGWTRYPELIRTLYTQLIESDYYKEYMQREERPFDEDKKLLEEFFKELQNCEALDDVLEEMSILWSDDLPYIIMMILRTLSGLRVSHTELRVPPKFKSDEDPAFVKTLFEKSLVNYTTYQDYIEKFTSNWDVERIVFMDNLIIGTAMAELTSFPSIPVKVTLDEWIEISKYYSTPGSSTFINGVLDKIVESLTAEGSIKKAGRGLIE, via the coding sequence ATGTTGAGCAGAAGATTACTCCGTATAAAGGTCGTCAAGGCGCTGTTCGCCCACCTCAAGTCGGGTGCCGACAATATGATCGCGTCGGAAAAGACGCTCATGGCGTCCGTCGACAAGGCCTACGACCTCTATTTCCAGATACTGATCCTCCCCGTGGAGATCGCGCGCTACGCCGAGCAGCGTCAGGAGCTGGCCAAACAGAAGAAACTGCCGACATTCGAAGACCTCAATCCCAACACCAAGTTCGTGGACAACGCCGTGATCCGCACCATCGCCAACAGCGACGCGGTGAACGACCATGTCGCCGCCCGCAAGCTGGGCTGGACGAGATACCCCGAGTTGATCCGCACGCTCTACACGCAGCTCATCGAGAGCGACTATTATAAGGAGTACATGCAGCGCGAGGAGCGCCCGTTCGACGAGGACAAAAAACTGCTGGAAGAGTTTTTCAAAGAACTCCAGAACTGCGAGGCGCTGGACGACGTGCTCGAAGAGATGTCGATCCTCTGGAGCGACGACCTCCCCTATATTATTATGATGATCCTGCGCACGCTGTCGGGGCTGCGCGTGTCGCACACCGAACTGCGGGTTCCCCCGAAATTCAAGAGCGACGAGGACCCGGCGTTCGTCAAGACGCTGTTCGAAAAGTCGCTGGTCAACTACACGACCTATCAGGACTACATCGAAAAGTTCACCTCGAACTGGGACGTCGAGCGCATCGTCTTCATGGACAACCTCATCATCGGCACGGCGATGGCCGAGCTGACCTCGTTCCCGTCGATCCCCGTGAAGGTGACGCTCGACGAGTGGATCGAAATTTCGAAATACTATTCCACTCCGGGCAGCAGCACCTTCATCAACGGCGTACTGGACAAGATCGTCGAGTCGCTGACCGCCGAGGGAAGCATCAAAAAGGCAGGCCGCGGCCTGATCGAATAA
- a CDS encoding DUF2795 domain-containing protein encodes MYWTLELASKLEDAPWPATKEELIDYAVRSGAPLEVLENLQEIEDEGEIYESIEDIWPDYPSKDDFFFNEEEY; translated from the coding sequence ATGTATTGGACACTTGAATTGGCTTCGAAGCTCGAAGATGCACCCTGGCCCGCAACCAAAGAGGAGTTAATTGACTATGCGGTACGTTCGGGAGCGCCGCTCGAGGTGCTCGAAAACCTGCAGGAAATAGAGGACGAGGGTGAGATTTACGAATCGATCGAGGACATCTGGCCCGACTATCCCTCGAAGGACGATTTTTTCTTCAACGAGGAAGAATATTAA
- the nhaD gene encoding sodium:proton antiporter NhaD, giving the protein MITTMILLFVVGYLFIALEHKTRIDKSAVALLMAGAIWTVFSLMGNDPKIQHELVDQLGDTCEILVFLIGAMTIVDLIDSYGGFSVITDHITTRNKRKLMWLLSIITFFMSAALDNMTTTIIMVMLLRRLIANKKERWIFASVIVIAANSGGAWSPIGDVTTIMLWMRGNVTASNLVANLFLPCLVSVIIPTAIASRYVADRPAAQVSAKALATGCPECIGPRLRRFILIVGVLSLLFVPVFKSLTGLPPYMGMMVSLGFMWILTEIIYDRKRSIRNMEESIQPRVSKVLKHIDMPTILFFLGILMAVGALQTGGVLTDMADWLDKTVHEVFTIAGAIGLLSSVVDNVPLVAACMGMYPVSDAAAVAASVDPAFAQNFVQDGLFWHLLTYCAGVGGSLLIIGSAAGVVAMGLEKINFGWYLKRITLLALAGYVAGIAVIWLEHLIVGL; this is encoded by the coding sequence ATGATAACGACAATGATTCTGCTCTTCGTGGTGGGCTACCTGTTCATCGCACTCGAGCACAAGACGAGGATCGACAAATCGGCCGTCGCCCTGCTCATGGCGGGAGCGATCTGGACCGTCTTCAGTCTCATGGGCAACGATCCCAAGATCCAGCACGAACTGGTCGATCAGTTGGGTGACACCTGCGAGATACTGGTCTTCCTGATCGGCGCCATGACCATCGTGGACCTGATCGACAGTTACGGGGGATTCAGCGTCATCACCGACCACATCACCACGCGCAACAAGCGCAAGCTGATGTGGCTGCTCTCCATCATCACGTTCTTCATGTCGGCGGCGCTGGACAACATGACCACCACGATCATCATGGTCATGCTGCTGCGGCGGCTGATCGCCAACAAGAAAGAGCGGTGGATATTCGCCAGCGTGATCGTCATCGCCGCCAACAGCGGCGGCGCATGGTCGCCCATCGGCGACGTGACGACCATCATGCTGTGGATGCGCGGCAACGTCACGGCCTCGAACCTCGTCGCCAACCTCTTCCTGCCGTGCCTCGTGTCGGTAATCATCCCCACGGCCATCGCCAGCCGCTACGTCGCCGACAGGCCGGCGGCACAGGTCAGCGCCAAGGCCCTCGCAACGGGATGCCCCGAGTGCATCGGGCCGCGCCTGCGCAGGTTCATCCTCATCGTGGGCGTACTGAGCCTGCTGTTCGTGCCGGTCTTCAAGAGCCTCACCGGGCTGCCGCCCTACATGGGCATGATGGTGTCGCTGGGATTCATGTGGATACTGACCGAGATCATCTACGACCGCAAACGCAGCATCCGCAATATGGAGGAATCGATCCAGCCGCGCGTGTCGAAAGTACTGAAACACATCGACATGCCGACGATACTCTTCTTCCTCGGCATCCTGATGGCCGTAGGCGCCCTGCAAACCGGAGGCGTGCTGACCGACATGGCCGACTGGCTGGACAAGACCGTACACGAGGTATTCACCATCGCGGGGGCCATCGGCCTGCTCTCGTCGGTGGTGGACAACGTGCCGCTGGTGGCCGCCTGCATGGGCATGTACCCCGTTTCCGACGCCGCGGCGGTGGCTGCAAGCGTCGATCCGGCCTTCGCGCAGAATTTCGTGCAGGACGGCTTGTTCTGGCACCTGCTGACCTACTGCGCCGGTGTGGGCGGAAGCCTGCTGATTATCGGTTCGGCGGCGGGCGTCGTGGCGATGGGCCTCGAAAAGATCAACTTCGGGTGGTATCTCAAACGGATCACGCTGCTGGCTCTGGCGGGTTATGTGGCGGGAATCGCGGTGATCTGGCTCGAACACCTGATCGTCGGGCTGTAA
- a CDS encoding GlsB/YeaQ/YmgE family stress response membrane protein, with amino-acid sequence MYFLWYLLLGLTAGWIANLIVKGGSSGLFVNLIVGLIGGVLGGWIFSLFGWVPVGTLASLATAVIGSVVLLWIAALVSHRKIR; translated from the coding sequence ATGTATTTTCTATGGTATCTGCTCCTCGGCCTGACGGCCGGATGGATCGCCAACCTGATCGTCAAGGGAGGCAGCTCGGGACTCTTCGTCAACCTGATCGTCGGGCTTATCGGCGGTGTGCTGGGAGGCTGGATATTTTCACTTTTCGGATGGGTGCCCGTGGGCACGCTGGCCAGCTTGGCCACGGCCGTCATCGGCTCGGTCGTACTGCTGTGGATCGCGGCACTCGTCTCGCACCGCAAAATACGCTGA
- the ffh gene encoding signal recognition particle protein, producing the protein MFENLTDKLERSFKILKGEGRISEINIAETLKEIRRALIDADVNYKVAKSFTDEVKQKALGQDVLKAVKPGQMMTKIVRDELAELMGGTATDIRLEGTPAVILIAGLQGSGKTTFSGKLAAMLKSKKGRQVLLVAGDVYRPAAIDQLKVLGGQIGVEVYTEEGSKNPVQIAENGIKYARQNNCNVVIVDTAGRLAVDEAMMQEITAIKAAVKPSETLFVVDAMTGQDAVNTAKEFNDRLDFDGVVLTKLDGDTRGGAAISIRSVVNKPLKFISSGEKMDALQVFHPERMADRILGMGDVVSLVERAQEQFDEEEARKLKKKLVKNQFNFNDFISQIQQIKKMGNLKDLASMLPGMGKMLKNVDIPDDVFKQTEAIISSMTPAERERPEIINARRRERIAKGSGTTMADVNRLMKQFEDTRKMMKTVAGGNLKMPKMPGGMMRR; encoded by the coding sequence ATGTTTGAAAATTTAACAGATAAACTCGAACGGTCGTTTAAAATCCTCAAGGGCGAGGGCCGCATCTCCGAAATCAACATCGCGGAGACGCTCAAGGAGATTCGCCGCGCGCTGATCGACGCCGACGTCAACTACAAGGTAGCCAAGTCCTTCACCGACGAGGTGAAGCAGAAGGCGCTGGGTCAGGACGTGCTCAAGGCCGTCAAGCCGGGCCAGATGATGACCAAGATCGTGCGCGACGAGCTGGCCGAACTGATGGGCGGCACGGCCACAGACATCCGGCTGGAGGGTACGCCGGCCGTGATCCTGATCGCGGGTCTGCAAGGTTCGGGTAAGACCACCTTCTCGGGCAAGCTGGCCGCGATGCTCAAGTCGAAGAAGGGCCGTCAGGTATTGCTGGTAGCCGGCGACGTCTACCGTCCCGCGGCCATCGACCAGTTGAAGGTGCTCGGCGGGCAGATCGGCGTGGAGGTCTACACCGAAGAGGGCAGCAAGAATCCGGTGCAGATCGCCGAGAACGGTATCAAATACGCCCGTCAGAACAACTGCAACGTGGTGATCGTCGATACGGCGGGACGTCTGGCCGTGGACGAGGCGATGATGCAGGAGATCACGGCCATCAAAGCTGCCGTGAAGCCTTCGGAGACGCTGTTCGTGGTGGACGCCATGACAGGTCAGGACGCCGTGAACACCGCCAAGGAGTTCAACGACCGGTTGGATTTCGACGGCGTGGTCCTCACGAAGCTGGACGGCGACACCCGCGGCGGCGCTGCCATTTCGATCCGTTCGGTGGTCAACAAGCCCCTCAAATTCATTTCGAGCGGCGAGAAGATGGACGCCCTGCAGGTGTTCCACCCCGAGCGTATGGCCGACCGGATTCTGGGCATGGGCGACGTCGTGTCGCTCGTGGAACGTGCGCAGGAGCAGTTCGACGAGGAGGAGGCCCGCAAGCTGAAAAAGAAGCTGGTCAAGAACCAGTTCAACTTCAACGACTTCATCTCGCAGATTCAGCAGATCAAGAAGATGGGTAATCTCAAGGATCTGGCTTCGATGCTTCCGGGCATGGGCAAGATGCTCAAGAACGTGGATATTCCGGACGACGTGTTCAAGCAGACCGAGGCGATCATTTCGTCGATGACCCCGGCGGAGCGCGAGCGGCCCGAGATTATCAACGCCCGCCGCCGCGAACGCATCGCCAAGGGTTCGGGCACAACGATGGCCGACGTGAACCGCCTGATGAAGCAGTTCGAGGACACGCGCAAGATGATGAAAACCGTCGCCGGCGGCAACCTGAAGATGCCCAAGATGCCGGGCGGCATGATGAGGCGGTAG
- a CDS encoding class I SAM-dependent methyltransferase → MAKINTAERVSGEASDNFVFQRSLLAYHAAAERIAGDVLEIGTGSGYGIEVVAPHARRFVTVDKHVPAPELLELPNVEFRQAEVPPLDFPKQSFDCVISFQVIEHIQRDGDFVREIARVLRPGGRFIVTTPNAPMSLTRNPWHVREYTAEGLRKLLAGSFSTVEALGVFGDEKVMDYYEENRRSVRRITRFDILDLQHRLPRRLLQLPYDLLNRLNRRKLLKQNTDLTTSIRMDDYRIDPVGANCFDLFYVATK, encoded by the coding sequence ATGGCGAAGATTAACACCGCAGAGCGGGTCTCGGGAGAGGCTTCCGACAATTTCGTGTTTCAGCGTTCGCTGCTGGCCTACCACGCCGCGGCGGAGCGCATTGCAGGCGACGTGCTCGAGATCGGCACGGGAAGCGGCTACGGCATCGAGGTCGTGGCGCCCCACGCCCGGCGGTTCGTCACCGTGGACAAGCACGTCCCGGCGCCGGAGCTGCTCGAACTGCCCAACGTCGAGTTCCGGCAGGCCGAGGTGCCGCCGCTGGATTTCCCCAAGCAGAGTTTCGACTGCGTGATCTCGTTCCAAGTGATCGAGCATATTCAGCGTGACGGTGATTTCGTGCGCGAGATCGCCCGCGTACTGCGCCCGGGCGGACGTTTCATCGTGACGACGCCCAATGCCCCGATGTCGCTGACGCGCAACCCGTGGCATGTGCGCGAATACACGGCCGAGGGGCTCCGGAAGCTCCTCGCCGGGAGTTTCTCCACGGTCGAAGCCCTCGGGGTGTTCGGGGATGAAAAAGTGATGGATTATTACGAAGAGAACCGCCGCAGCGTCCGCCGCATCACGAGGTTCGACATTCTGGACCTCCAGCACCGCCTGCCGCGCCGCCTGCTGCAACTGCCCTACGACCTGCTGAACCGGCTCAACCGCCGCAAGCTCCTGAAGCAGAACACCGACCTGACGACCTCGATCCGAATGGACGACTACCGCATCGACCCGGTCGGCGCGAATTGTTTCGACCTGTTCTACGTCGCCACGAAATAA
- a CDS encoding TIGR03905 family TSCPD domain-containing protein: protein MIRKITHACEGTCSRQIEIEVEDGIVRSVAFTGGCHGNQQGVAALVRGMKAAEAVARLEGIDCRGRGTSCPDQLAKALKKAL, encoded by the coding sequence ATGATACGGAAAATAACCCACGCCTGCGAGGGAACCTGCTCGCGGCAGATCGAGATCGAGGTGGAGGACGGCATCGTCCGCAGCGTCGCATTCACGGGCGGCTGCCACGGCAACCAGCAGGGCGTCGCGGCGCTCGTGCGGGGCATGAAGGCTGCGGAAGCCGTGGCGCGTCTCGAAGGCATCGACTGCCGGGGCCGGGGCACCTCGTGTCCCGATCAGTTGGCAAAAGCGCTGAAAAAGGCGTTGTGA
- a CDS encoding DUF1573 domain-containing protein gives MFRALAILFLAALTAACGTRPQTTERKGRIIALTDSMLTTGGTDTVRFGRLGSGEIAQLRLWLANDASRPVAVASYRRSCGCTTLEFDSQPIAPGDAQQVTLTFDSRGEWGWQLKTMDISLAGAQQPLRLFIEADVE, from the coding sequence ATGTTCCGCGCGCTTGCGATCCTTTTTTTGGCCGCCCTGACGGCTGCATGCGGCACCCGGCCGCAGACGACCGAACGCAAAGGCCGGATTATCGCGCTTACGGATTCGATGCTCACCACGGGAGGCACCGACACCGTGCGTTTCGGACGCCTCGGATCGGGCGAGATCGCCCAGTTGCGGCTGTGGCTGGCCAACGACGCGAGCCGTCCGGTGGCCGTCGCCTCCTACCGGCGCAGTTGCGGATGCACGACCCTCGAATTTGATTCCCAGCCCATTGCTCCGGGGGACGCTCAGCAGGTGACGCTCACGTTCGATTCGCGCGGCGAATGGGGCTGGCAGCTCAAAACCATGGACATCTCGCTGGCGGGCGCACAGCAGCCCCTGCGGCTCTTCATCGAAGCCGATGTGGAATAA
- a CDS encoding DUF4294 domain-containing protein → MKKWAVLLFLASFAALPEAQAQGGRGFWHQEWAVERGDSIPLVHILPVYVFSRPVDLRRYRRLVDAVKKVYPIAKIARAKMATMEAELTRLPTKKAQKEYIKQIYHEIKDEYTPVLKRMTRTQGRVLLKLIDRETEYTAYEVLKEFRGGFVAGFWQGISKIFGQDLKSQYDKEGEDRMIEQIVIYYEAGLLR, encoded by the coding sequence ATGAAAAAATGGGCCGTCCTGCTGTTCCTCGCATCGTTTGCCGCGCTTCCCGAAGCGCAGGCGCAGGGCGGACGCGGCTTCTGGCATCAGGAGTGGGCCGTCGAGCGGGGCGATTCGATTCCGCTGGTCCACATCCTGCCGGTCTATGTCTTCAGCCGTCCGGTGGACCTGCGGCGTTACCGCCGGCTGGTGGACGCCGTGAAGAAGGTCTACCCCATTGCCAAGATCGCCCGGGCCAAGATGGCGACGATGGAGGCCGAACTGACTCGCCTGCCCACCAAGAAAGCCCAGAAGGAGTATATCAAGCAGATTTACCACGAAATCAAGGACGAATACACCCCCGTGCTGAAACGCATGACCCGCACGCAGGGCCGCGTGCTGCTGAAACTCATCGACCGCGAAACGGAATACACCGCCTACGAGGTGCTGAAGGAGTTCCGGGGCGGCTTCGTGGCGGGGTTCTGGCAGGGCATCTCGAAAATCTTCGGACAGGACCTCAAATCGCAGTACGACAAGGAGGGCGAGGACCGGATGATCGAGCAGATCGTCATTTATTACGAGGCCGGATTGCTCCGCTGA
- a CDS encoding thioesterase family protein codes for MLEKGLSARSAATVAPGNTAAAMGSGDLDVFATPAMVALMENAAMTAVASCLPEGSTTVGAEMNVTHIKPSGLGAEITATAVLTEVEGRKLTFNVGARDAEGMIGEGVHIRYVVDRAKFMAKLG; via the coding sequence ATGCTTGAAAAAGGACTTTCCGCCCGCAGCGCCGCGACCGTGGCCCCGGGCAATACGGCCGCCGCGATGGGTTCGGGCGACCTCGATGTATTCGCCACGCCCGCGATGGTGGCGCTGATGGAGAACGCCGCGATGACGGCCGTGGCCTCCTGCCTGCCCGAAGGCTCGACCACCGTCGGCGCCGAGATGAACGTCACGCACATCAAACCCTCGGGACTGGGCGCCGAAATCACCGCCACGGCCGTGCTGACCGAGGTCGAGGGGCGCAAACTGACCTTCAACGTCGGGGCCCGCGACGCCGAGGGGATGATCGGCGAGGGCGTCCACATCCGCTACGTCGTCGACCGCGCGAAATTCATGGCCAAACTCGGCTGA
- a CDS encoding CvfB family protein, which yields MLRAGRTQTLTVSRVSEYGLYLADEEQNEVLLPNRYTSLTDKVGDQKEVFLYHDSEDRLVATTETPLLRADEAGYLRVVDKTAHGAFLDWGLHGKDLFLPNRNQQGGIFAGQSYVVYLYEDNITGRCVATTKLKGFINNDLISVKPREEVSLLVASESEIGYRVIVNNRHWGMIYRNQIFRPVAVGDRLTGYVRRITEDNRIDVSLQQAGFAQVKDSAQTLLQLVRDNGGFLPLNDDSAPEEVTRLTQMSKKVFKRSLGMLLKRGEVEVGEKGINCKTHGED from the coding sequence ATGCTCAGAGCAGGACGCACACAAACCCTCACCGTAAGCCGCGTATCGGAATACGGCCTATACCTCGCAGATGAGGAGCAGAACGAGGTTCTGCTGCCCAACCGCTACACCTCGCTGACGGACAAGGTCGGCGACCAAAAAGAGGTATTCCTCTACCACGACTCCGAGGACCGGCTGGTGGCGACGACCGAAACGCCGCTGCTGCGCGCCGACGAAGCGGGCTACCTGCGCGTGGTGGACAAGACGGCCCACGGGGCGTTTCTCGACTGGGGGCTCCACGGCAAGGATCTCTTCCTCCCCAACCGCAACCAGCAGGGCGGCATCTTCGCCGGGCAAAGCTATGTCGTCTACCTCTACGAAGACAACATCACGGGCCGCTGTGTGGCCACGACCAAGCTCAAAGGCTTCATCAACAACGACCTGATCTCGGTAAAACCCCGCGAGGAGGTTTCGCTGCTCGTCGCCTCGGAGAGCGAGATCGGCTACCGCGTGATCGTCAACAACCGCCACTGGGGCATGATCTACCGCAACCAGATATTCCGTCCGGTAGCCGTCGGCGACCGCCTGACGGGTTATGTCCGCCGCATCACCGAGGACAACCGCATCGACGTAAGTCTCCAGCAGGCCGGATTCGCGCAGGTGAAGGACTCGGCCCAGACGCTGCTCCAACTGGTCCGCGACAACGGCGGATTCCTCCCCCTGAACGACGACAGCGCCCCGGAGGAGGTGACGCGCCTGACGCAGATGAGCAAAAAGGTTTTCAAGCGTTCGCTGGGGATGCTCCTCAAGCGCGGCGAGGTCGAGGTCGGTGAAAAGGGAATAAACTGCAAGACCCATGGCGAAGATTAA
- a CDS encoding cob(I)yrinic acid a,c-diamide adenosyltransferase, producing MSKVYTKTGDKGTTSLIGGERVFKTDERVEAYGSVDELAAFTALLADNLRPDEALAAYVDDLNRILSRLMSVEALLATGESGSDKVSPLDPAVVTWLEGRIDAMQGALAPIDKFTIPGGHAAVSLCHVCRTVCRRSERAALRADAKYGVDPSVLVWLNRLSDYFYLLGRTLTAHYEVKEVLWIP from the coding sequence ATGAGTAAGGTATATACCAAGACAGGCGACAAGGGGACCACTTCGCTGATCGGCGGCGAACGGGTCTTCAAGACCGACGAGCGGGTCGAGGCTTACGGCTCGGTGGACGAACTGGCGGCCTTCACGGCCCTGCTGGCCGACAACCTGCGTCCGGACGAGGCGCTGGCGGCTTACGTCGACGACCTGAACCGCATCCTTTCGCGGCTGATGAGCGTCGAGGCGCTGCTGGCGACGGGCGAGTCGGGGAGCGACAAGGTCTCACCGCTGGACCCTGCGGTCGTTACATGGCTCGAAGGGCGCATCGACGCCATGCAGGGGGCGCTTGCGCCGATCGACAAGTTCACGATCCCCGGCGGCCACGCCGCCGTGTCGCTGTGCCACGTCTGCCGCACGGTCTGCCGGCGTTCCGAACGCGCGGCGCTCCGGGCCGATGCGAAATACGGCGTCGACCCCTCGGTGCTGGTCTGGCTGAACCGTCTTTCGGACTACTTTTACCTGCTCGGACGCACGCTGACGGCTCATTATGAGGTGAAAGAGGTTTTGTGGATTCCTTAA